A genome region from Plasmodium vivax chromosome 11, whole genome shotgun sequence includes the following:
- a CDS encoding 50S ribosomal protein L19, putative (encoded by transcript PVX_113650A), with translation MIKRYIRTKVITSLSKFKCYTIGNEHTARSWPNVDCIDQEEENVAKKTEEEKRRPKTIPYYKNYMHDFFGRQLIHNLHLQEMSKMKRLRNFKMPKIHAGDLVEVKYELSRSQQTFAIFQGYCVEIRRKRLDSSFIVKNIFDGVGVEQLIPFYSPRILYVKIVKSLHNMSEEKAKRFYQINKPITRDYRYMWQYNFRGKYERPRGQHKPGIRSLEPKIRRRLAKLKKKYMRRRIESNLSSYIFGGVYAQYTRKRTRLVRAEIYRRMLIYALDEENRRKQKLNRRRERENWSTYKINRARGDNAFMALPASHPLRGGTD, from the exons ATG ATTAAGCGGTACATCCGGACGAAGGTCATCACCAGCCTGAGCAAGTTCAAATGCTACACCATCGGGAACGAGCACACGGCCAGGAGCTGGCCCAACGTCGATTGCATCGaccaggaagaagaaaacgtggcgaaaaaaactgaagaggaaaagaggaGGCCCAAAACTATCCCCTACTACAAAAACTACATGCACGACTTCTTTGGCAGGCAGCTTATTCATAACTTGCACCTCCAGgaaatgagcaaaatgaagcggCTGcggaattttaaaatgcccAAGATCCACGCGGGCGACTTGGTGGAAGTCAAGTACGAGCTGTCTAGGTCGCAGCAGACCTTCGCCATCTTTCAGG GCTACTGCGTGGAGATACGCAGGAAACGGCTGGACTCGTCCTTCATCGTGAAGAACATCTTCGACGGGGTGGGGGTGGAGCAGCTGATCCCGTTTTACTCCCCGCGGATTCTTTACGTTAAAATTGTGAAGAGCCTCCACAACATGAGTGAGGAGAAGGCCAAAAGGTTCTACCAAATTAACAAGCCCATTACGAGGGACTACCGGTACATGTGGCAGTATAATTTCCGGGGGAAGTACGAGAGGCCGAGGGGGCAGCACAAGCCCGGCATTAGGTCCTTAGAACCCAAAATTAGAAGACGGCTAGCTAAGCtcaagaaaaaatacatgcgCAGAAGAATCGAGAGCAATCTCTCTTCCTACATTTTTGGTGGAGTCTACGCACAGTACACGAGGAAGAGGACCAGGCTGGTGCGGGCAGAGATATACCGACGGATGCTCATCTACGCGCTCGATGAGGAAAACAGGAGAAAGCAAAAGCTCAACAGGAGGCGGGAGCGGGAGAACTGGAGCACTTATAAGATTAATCGGGCCCGCGGCGACAACGCCTTTATGGCTCTGCCGGCCAGCCATCCCTTAAGAGGGGGAACTGATTAG
- a CDS encoding hypothetical protein, conserved (encoded by transcript PVX_113645A), whose amino-acid sequence MNTTPGTQNEERNERGEGSFPKRNDNEDSEYSDSFVEHLFNVNRKGPGGRRGNLYGQGPQFENDPWDGDCNWYDAEEAPGGGGIPYVEAGEQEGQPTREDEDVMKYYAVVKSNKMNDQILQREIDHLLNFSSKVETYEEKQKKLLWGSANDEGIDPCLCSWKGGADQKDQQDEGDAADQQDEGDEASQQDDADRDGTVLLPRFVEDLRRVKKHPLRERAEGAPPSGDKVGVSQPDGSDHLGGSNHLGGGDHLGGGDHLGGSEIAHSLNSTHITFNEKRLLNMSNIHLNNLLYFYLCCNEDDALACLEGGGKRVYTYDSYAFEGLEGGSEASSNAPSEGSSRSSSISDEELLLLRYGDEEGGGYAGECDEADCSSEEEGCYSEEADCHGEDSGRCTENPLRRRKRKRSAKRGRHGGKGASATPSPAEPTKMSKEVESLMNKANSCYISQNFDECIAVLEKVIKLAPSLHDPFHLLGLIQEREYKNVKKAINYYLIAAHLSRNDHLSWYNLIELCKMEKQYRLILYCLFKVLRIYKKKIAKREKRRIVGGSPQGQVDYKGGHPSCGDDHGDAIPKEGLTCDEYLRPANRNEHMKELDPFLKHLYFNVAFTYLLLEDYKNGLKWLLLLKNACGGEVDTLVDLYICLCLAVVRNPHDSYHFLKRMFLRVVRGKRRGGTAPLEERPPRADGWSYKEKSTICFFMQSQILNGKYDECIFVFWMLTRMSSERIHVDVFTQFVRALLMVGHVDYGYLTKCHFVQVILGNLALFEDLVFHLAEAYYARGLFEGAIYFYRLVYARRKGGALNEAVNEAASEAVNESVRTISPGEEQPSPDDPPSLRCTKRGTKRDTLVGYEGGVHLPATAYKLVKCHYYLQNYTKAEKIIAKMLKSEHLKKHNLEIDIKTLYIDILHKTKRHNKAISILLTIKQKKLRFMGSIPTPLGNKERELLLLKILNRKNKLLLYLSHNSYILHMFYVYQKKESVFHQHDHFLPSRDVNDIIRLRENICFCYFCVRYNFSVLGLLYLYNVLLFLGSTRAKGNRGHRGHRGECGEHGNRSTRARLRRRIASLHTYREYVVFLATSFRIFKRGEKPEDLDIVHKDLRLDGTRLYYRGALVFDVQRVLAKRAAMGTSPNDVDAASPTAANASSPNATSSASPTAANAALRSRLRRHARGVELEIFSSKIVVKFYKFSYSFFSFLYETEQDFKRVHTAMEKDVMSFRRGRSDVAAVAAMEASPGGWRSLFVPPGYAREEGEPPSGSPTGKVAPLPQLERPPLEAFPAEEAPKRSKRFSFLMMRKKMNLFSFENYLGLYFSLLFLEECLFIVTTMNMYEDAIHILSVYLKNRKSSKMKFLTYMKAVKREFQKHRISNRFRNVGVYFFNSTYSGMIKEEMRSEYKNFCKMNEHVDCKYFLFRINLLLNRLYISSGDFERQVKCLNDVYIFKRKEKDEYKVLKYYCDIVLTGPFCQNYLSSISRSRHKNILITFRLFLVRTLHCKNSNPFLIYLIGNVCNLSCMIVNSVHEHTRAYAFLLKGRKANRQRLLRGRRAKGVKGVKRVKGRASDSDGGAVGGAAGGAVGGAAGGAVGGAAGGAVGGAAGEAAGGAAGQPDGEVDDQSDDQSDDQPSDAANSANSANPAEELEEEHFLFSKLQLCGERRRRSQAEDGFEGVADELNFLFSLMTSYFNYASGYRVQNRESVMMTSFCLLNDYIGKRYHQKVIHKKKKYKRRSLFYKPYKYIYTAEILYNLGRALHQLSYFSECMKLYMSVIRLVRRADKQVKRICSANKLLLNRRFILEHVVNMNRCMCFSCLYFCPRGPATPLNHLANYYGNLNTKYCSLFLLFFDRRHLLFSAAYNLGVIFRKLNRFEQAKHVLGNILWD is encoded by the coding sequence atgaataccaCGCCGGGTacccaaaatgaagaaaggaACGAACGGGGCGAAGGAtcttttccaaaaaggaatGATAATGAAGACAGCGAGTATAGCGATTCGTTTGTTGAGCATCTGTTTAATGTGAATAGGAAAGGCCCTGGAGGGAGGAGGGGCAATCTGTATGGACAAGGCCCCCAGTTTGAAAATGACCCATGGGATGGAGACTGTAACTGGTACGATGCGGAGGAAGCACCCGGTGGGGGAGGCATTCCCTACGTCGAGGCAGGGGAGCAGGAGGGGCAGCCCACTCGGGAAGACGAAGACGTGATGAAGTACTACGCAGTAGTGAAGagcaacaaaatgaacgacCAGATTTTGCAAAGAGAAATTGACCACCTGCTGAACTTCAGCAGCAAAGTGGAAACGTAtgaggaaaagcaaaagaagtTGCTTTGGGGCTCGGCCAACGATGAGGGAATCGACCCGTGTCTGTGCAGctggaaggggggggcagaCCAGAAAGACCAGCAAGACGAGGGAGATGCGGCAGACCAGCAAGATGAGGGAGATGAGGCAAGCCAGCAGGACGACGCTGACCGTGACGGAACAGTTTTGCTGCCCCGGTTTGTAGAGGACCTACGCAGGGTGAAAAAGCATCCGCTGAGGGAACGAGCGGAGGGCGCCCCCCCAAGCGGCGACAAAGTAGGGGTGAGTCAACCGGATGGAAGCGACCACTTGGGAGGAAGCAACCACCTGGGTGGAGGCGACCACCTGGGTGGAGGCGACCACCTGGGTGGAAGCGAAATAGCTCACTCGCTCAACAGCACACACATCACCTTCAACGAGAAGAGACTACTAAACATGAGCAACATTCATTTGAACAACCTGCTGTACTTTTACCTTTGCTGCAATGAGGATGACGCCTTGGCGTGcctggaggggggggggaagcgcgtCTACACGTATGATTCGTACGCCTTTGAGGGgctggagggggggagcgagGCCTCGAGCAACGCCCCGTCGGAGGGCAGCTCCAGGTCGAGCTCCATAAGCGACGAGgagttgctgctgctgcggtACGGTGACGAGGAAGGGGGCGGCTACGCGGGGGAGTGCGACGAGGCAGACTGCTCTAGTGAGGAGGAGGGCTGCTATAGTGAGGAAGCAGACTGCCACGGGGAGGATTCAGGCCGCTGTACTGAGAACCCCCTGcgcaggaggaagagaaaacgGAGCGCGAAGCGCGGCAGGCACGGCGGGAAGGGAGCCTCCGCCACCCCGTCCCCCGCTGAGCCAACGAAAATGAGCAAAGAGGTAGAATCGCTAATGAACAAGGCAAACAGCTGCTACATTAGCCAAAACTTCGACGAATGTATAGCCGTCCTGGAGAAGGTGATTAAGTTGGCGCCCAGCTTACACGACCCCTTTCACCTGCTCGGATTGATACAAGAGagggaatataaaaatgtgaagaaggccATCAACTATTATTTGATTGCAGCTCATCTGTCGAGGAATGATCACCTCTCATGGTACAATCTCATTGAGCTGTGTAAGATGGAAAAGCAGTACCGCCTCATTTTGTATTGCCTTTTTAAGGTGCTACGGATATATAAGAAGAAGATTGccaagagggagaagaggcGCATCGTGGGGGGGTCTCCCCAGGGACAAGTCGATTACAAAGGGGGTCACCCCTCTTGCGGTGATGACCATGGAGATGCCATCCCAAAGGAGGGTCTCACCTGTGATGAGTACCTCAGACCAGCTAACAGAAACGAACACATGAAGGAGCTGGACCCTTTTTTGAAACACCTCTATTTTAATGTAGCCTTTACGTATTTGCTGCTGGAGGATTATAAGAATGGGTTGAAGTGGCTGCTGCTTCTGAAGAacgcctgcgggggggaagtagACACCCTGGTGGATTTATACATTTGCTTATGCCTCGCGGTGGTGCGGAACCCACACGATAGTTACCACTTCTTGAAGCGTATGTTCCTGCGCGTggtgagggggaagcggcggggagGAACCGCACCATTGGAGGAAAGACCCCCCCGCGCGGACGGCTGGtcatataaagaaaaaagcacCATCTGCTTCTTCATGCAAAGTCAAATCCTAAACGGAAAGTACGATGAgtgcatttttgttttttggaTGCTCACCCGGATGAGCAGCGAGAGAATCCACGTGGATGTATTTACCCAGTTTGTGAGGGCCCTCTTGATGGTCGGCCACGTAGATTATGGCTACCTCACTAAGTGCCACTTTGTGCAGGTGATTTTGGGGAACCTCGCCCTTTTCGAGGACCTCGTCTTCCACCTCGCGGAGGCCTACTACGCGCGGGGCCTGTTCGAGGGCGCCATTTATTTCTACAGGTTGGTCTACGCCCGCCGGAAGGGGGGAGCGCTGAACGAAGCGGTGAACGAAGCGGcgagcgaagcggtgaacgAATCGGTGAGGACCATTTCCCCGGGGGAGGAACAGCCCTCCCCAGATGACCCCCCCTCCCTGCGCTGCACCAAGCGCGGCACCAAGCGCGACACCCTGGTGGGCTACGAAGGCGGCGTGCACCTCCCCGCCACGGCGTACAAGCTAGTCAAGTGCCACTACTACCTGCAGAACTACACcaaggcagaaaaaataattgccaAAATGTTGAAGAGCGAACActtaaaaaaacacaactTAGAAATTGATATAAAAACGCTCTACATAGATATCCTCCACAAGACCAAGAGGCACAACAAGGCCATCAGCATCCTCCTAACCATTAAGCAGAAGAAGCTCAGGTTCATGGGCTCCATCCCAACCCCTCTGGGCAATAAAGAGAGGGAACTCCTCCTCCTGAAGATCCTAAATAGGAAAAACAAACTGCTGCTCTACCTATCTCATAACAGCTACATCCTACACATGTTCTACGTGTATCAAAAGAAGGAGAGCGTCTTCCACCAACACGACCATTTTTTGCCCAGCCGGGATGTAAACGACATCATTAGGCTGCGGGAGAACATTTGCTTTTGCTACTTCTGCGTCAGGTACAATTTCAGCGTGCTGGGCCTCCTCTACCTGTACAAcgttttgctcttccttGGCTCCACCCGCGCCAAGGGCAATCGCGGGCATCGCGGGCATCGCGGCGAGTGTGGCGAACACGGCAACCGCTCCACCCGCGCTAGACTGAGGCGGCGGATTGCCAGCCTGCACACCTACCGCGAGTACGTGGTGTTCCTCGCCACGTCCTTCCGCAttttcaaaaggggggagaagccggAGGACCTCGACATCGTGCACAAGGATTTGAGGCTGGACGGCACGCGCCTGTACTATAGGGGCGCGCTGGTCTTCGACGTGCAGCGGGTGCTCGCCAAGCGCGCGGCAATGGGCACGTCCCCTAACGATGTGgacgccgcttcccccaccgcTGCGAACGCTTCTTCCCCTAACGCTACGAGCTCTGCCTCCCCCACCGCTGCGAACGCCGCTTTGCGCAGCCGCCTGCGGAGGCACGCGCGGGGAGTCGAGCTGGAAATATTCAGCAGCAAAATTGTGGTGAAATTCTACAAGTTCAGCTAcagcttcttttccttcctgtACGAGACGGAGCAGGACTTCAAGCGAGTGCACACCGCCATGGAGAAGGACGTTATGAGCttcagaagggggagaagtgacGTGGCGGCGGTGGCAGCGATGGAGGCGTCGCCGGGGGGGTGGCGGTCCCTCTTCGTGCCGCCGGGGTATGCTCGTGAGGAAGGCGAGCCGCCCAGTGGCTCCCCCACCGGGAAAgttgcccccctcccccaattGGAGAGACCCCCATTGGAGGCCTTCCCTGCGGAGGAGGCGCCAAAGCGAAGCAAGCGGTTCTCCTTCCTcatgatgaggaagaaaatgaaccTGTTTTCGTTCGAAAATTACCTGGGGCTGTATTTCAGCCTGCTGTTCCTGGAGGAGTGCCTCTTCATCGTGACGACGATGAACATGTACGAAGACGCCATACACATCCTGAGcgtttatttaaaaaataggaaatctagcaaaatgaagttcCTGACCTACATGAAGGCAGTGAAGAGGGAGTTTCAGAAGCACCGAATTAGCAACCGCTTTCGCAACGTAGGGGTGTACTTCTTCAACAGCACCTACTCTGGTATGATCAAAGAGGAGATGCGAagtgaatataaaaatttttgcaaaatgaatgaGCATGTAGATTGCAAGTATTTCCTCTTCCGCATTAACCTGCTCCTCAACCGGCTCTACATATCCAGTGGGGACTTTGAAAGGCAAGTCAAATGCCTCAACGacgtttacatttttaagagaaaggaaaaggacgagtataaagttttaaaatattactGCGACATCGTATTGACGGGACCGTTTTGCCAAAACTACTTGTCTTCCATCTCGAGGTCTAGACATAAGAACATTCTAATTACCTTTCGACTGTTCCTGGTGAGGACCCTACATTGCAAGAATAGCAATCCGTTTTTGATTTACCTCATCGGCAATGTTTGCAACCTGTCCTGCATGATCGTCAACTCGGTGCACGAGCACACGCGCGCGTATGCCTTTTTGCTGAAGGGCAGGAAGGCCAACCGGCAGCGCCTGCTGCGGGGGCGGCGCGCTAAGGGGGTCAAGGGGGTGAAGCGGGTCAAGGGGCGCGCCAGCGACTCGGATGGGGGAGCGGTTGGAGGAGCGGCTGGGGGAGCGGTTGGAGGAGCGGCTGGGGGAGCGGTTGGAGGAGCGGCTGGGGGAGCGGTTGGAGGAGCGGCTGGGGAAGCGGCTGGCGGAGCGGCTGGCCAACCGGATGGCGAAGTGGATGACCAATCGGATGACCAATCGGATGACCAACCTAGTGACGCCGCCAACTCCGCCAACTCCGCCAACCCCGCTGAGGagctggaggaggagcacTTCCTGTTCAGCAAGCTGCAGCTGTGCGGGGAGCGGAGGCGGCGGAGCCAAGCGGAGGACGGCTTCGAGGGCGTGGCGGACGAGCTGAACTTCCTCTTCAGCCTGATGACGTCCTACTTCAACTACGCCAGCGGCTACAGGGTGCAGAACAGGGAGTCAGTGATGATGACCTCCTTCTGCCTCCTCAACGACTACATCGGTAAGAGGTACCACCAGAAGGTCATtcacaaaaagaagaaatacaaGCGGAGGTCCCTCTTCTACAAGCCATATAAGTACATTTACACTGcagaaattttatataaccTAGGAAGGGCTCTACATCAGCTCTCCTACTTCTCCGAGTGCATGAAGCTTTACATGAGTGTCATCCGGTTGGTGAGGCGGGCAGACAAACAAGTGAAAAGGATCTGCTCCGCCAACAAGCTACTCCTAAACAGGAGATTTATATTAGAACACGTCGTGAACATGAATCGGTGCATGTGCTTTTCGTGCCTCTACTTTTGCCCCAGGGGACCAGCCACGCCCCTGAACCACCTCGCCAACTACTACGGCAATTTGAACACCAAGTACTGCAGCTTGTTTCTCCTGTTCTTCGACCGGCGCCACCTCCTCTTTTCCGCCGCCTACAACTTGGGCGTCATCTTTAGGAAGCTCAACCGCTTCGAGCAGGCCAAGCACGTGCTGGGGAACATCCTCTGGGATTGA
- a CDS encoding hypothetical protein, conserved (encoded by transcript PVX_113640A), protein MRPKYMQPAQGQTEKKKGGSIFIFIVFFILTFIYIGYTGIVLRSWFIPYRSGSFTIAALFHVFFFLFLLSFIKCASTDPGKVPRNWGFYIGDDTFYYIFIDNANAYIEDGFHDKSSFVALEYTYASIVLFLTFVLIFALVPFTKFHLKLISKNSTTIENMDIYNQDYNMYNVGCEDNAKQVFGNNILCWMCPFHCISNRPAGDGVRWRVSVAHENMI, encoded by the exons ATGAGACCTAAATACATGCAGCCTGCGCAAGgacaaacagaaaaaaagaaaggtgGTTCCATATTCATATTCATCGTGTTCTTCATACTAA cCTTCATATACATAGGGTACACGGGAATCGTCCTGCGGTCTTGGTTCATCCCGTACAGGAGTGGCTCCTTCACAATAGCCGCCTTGTTCcacgtctttttttttttgtttttgctaagttttataaaa TGCGCCTCGACGGACCCCGGGAAGGTCCCGCGCAACTGGGGCTTCTACATTGGCGACGAC ACGTTCTACTACATTTTCATTGACAATGCAAACGCATATATAGAGGATGGGTTCCACGACAAATCTTCCTTTGTGGCTCTGGAATACACGTATGCCTccattgttttatttttaacgtTCGTTTTGATTTTCGCGTTGGTCCCCTTCACCAAGTTTCACTTGAAATTGATTTCCAAAAACTCCACCACCATCGAGAACATGGACATATACAACCAGGACTACAACATGTACAACGTGGGCTGCGAGGACAACGCGAAGCAG GTGTTCGGAAACAACATCTTGTGCTGGATGTGTCCTTTCCACTGCATTTCGAATCGACCCGCAGGGGACGGGGTGCGCTGGAGAGTCAGCGTGGCGCACGAGAATATGATCTGA